The following are from one region of the Melospiza melodia melodia isolate bMelMel2 chromosome 14, bMelMel2.pri, whole genome shotgun sequence genome:
- the LOC134424662 gene encoding rho GTPase-activating protein 7-like isoform X3, producing MRMAAARPQLRRCLSEHPGGSSSWAWDGFWRTAREKRLADMQFPIDVKTVRRDHEFLDGDAIESLFRRLNTLNKYASMKVEISRDRNRSDDSEDDEPCAISDRWAYERCSQRWSRVGSLAALPAEQGAGAPTPVLKITSNEDSVCLDRGDKHDVSSVHSTSSADSDIVNSQKPFEDVETSTSSSRCSSVKVPSLDSAFSCSPPPSEFLNITSEEKLLDKSPSKKRKSLLKKMEKLHLRSCNLRSGQSKAKPIISEPVLLEGLNEEKMKMLNCVNISDLSGIRTKNNSPFSPQSSNSSNQSVNSSTGSTARPLTKPGSPCEGRRMHAEHMDTSKLLLGNDLSQQNLKNDMTLPKSQMFQIPQGHKPGTFPTVLTDSSLSADSSSVNWRTGSFHGCRRSRSSSRGARSPVLGRDQRLSVYDNMPSPELQGLEQLGDDDVFSELNSVIADVNGLKKLVDQWTEKFSDDGDSDFASDLASLCPPSPKESSVEAEGSEDKAAGEAGGESSSGLGKEIGSAELAYITDSKNTNRHGKQHWCVEENLEGLSLQTDGQSAAQLARTQKLALLKLTALMDRYSPSSKQGWNWTIPKFIKKPKASDYKDKNVFGVPLLLNMQRTSHPLPNGILQALEYLRSHFLDQVGLFRKSGVKSRILSLREMNETSPNNVCYEGQSAFDVADMVKQYFRDLPEPIFTSRLCESFLHIYQYVPKDEQFQAVQAAILLLPKENREALKILLFFLRDVVAFVEENQMTPTNIAVCLAPSLFHLNTLRRDSSSSSTRSSQRKCSLGKPDQKELNENLAATQGLAHMIMECNRLFQVKLLPASLHHHR from the exons ATATGCAGTTTCCCATTGATGTAAAAACTGTGAGGAGAGATCATGAGTTTTTAGATGGAGATGCAATTGAATCACTGTTCAG AAGGTTGAACACATTGAACAAGTATGCATCAATGAAAGTGGAAATAAGCCGTGACAGGAATCGG AGTGATGACTCTGAGGATGACGAGCCCTGTGCCATCAGTGACAGGTGGGCCTACGAGAGGTGCAGCCAGCGCTGGTCTCGCGTCGGGagcctggcagctctcccagcagagcagggggcTGGAGCTCCCACCCCAGTGCTGAAAATCACCAGCAATGAGGACAGTGTCTGTCTGGATCGTGGTGACAAGCACGATGTGTCCTCGGTTCACAGCACCAGCAGTGCTGACAGTGACATTGTTAACTCCCAGAAACCTTTTGAAGATGTGGAAACCAGCACGAGCTCCTCAAGGTGTTCCTCAGTTAAAGTACCTTCACTGGACTCTGCTTTTAGTTGTTCTCCTCCCCCCAGCGAATTTTTAAATATCACCAGTGAGGAGAAGCTTTTGGACAAGTCACCATCTAAAAAGAGGAAGAGCCTTCTAAAGAAAATGGAGAAGCTGCACTTAAGGAGCTGCAATTTAAGGAGTGGTCAGTCAAAGGCCAAACCCATAATAAGTGAACCTGTTCTTCTGGAAGGACTTAATGAAGAAAAGATGAAGATGCTGAACTGTGTAAATATTTCTGACCTCTCTGGCATCCGAACAAAGAACAATTCTCCCTTTTCTCCCCAGAGCAGCAATAGCAGCAATCAGTCTGtgaacagcagcacagggagcactgCAAGGCCTCTTACAAAACCAGGCAGCCCCTGTGAAGGAAGGAGGATGCATGCAGAACACATGGACACCAGCAAGCTGCTGCTGGGGAACGATCTATCCCAGCAAAACCTAAAAAATGACATGACATTACCAAAGAGCCAGATGTTTCAAATACCACAAGGCCACAAGCCTGGCACTTTCCCCACAGTGCTTACAGACAGCTCCCTGTCTGCAGACAGCTCCTCTGTCAACTGGAGGACTGGGAGCTTCCAcgggtgcaggaggagcaggagcagctccaggggcgcCAGGAGCCCCGTGCTGGGCAGGGATCAGAGGCTCAGTGTGTATGACAACATGCCCAGCCCCGAGctgcagggcctggagcagctcggCGACGACGACGTTTTCTCAGAGCTGAACAGTGTCATTGCGGATGTCAATGGCCTCAAAAAGCTGGTGGATCAGTGGACTGAGAAGTTCTCAGATGATGGGGATTCTGACTTTGCCAGTGACTTGGCCTCTTTGTGTCCACCCTCCCCTAAGGAAAGCTCTGTTGAAGCAGAGGGCTCAGAAGATAAGGCAGCAGGGGAGGCTGGGGGAGAGAGCAGCAGTGGCCTGGGCAAGGAGATTGGTTCTGCAGAGCTGGCATACATCACAGACTCTAAAAACACCAACAG GCACGGGAAGCAGCACTGGTGTGTGGAAGAGAACCTGGAAGGCCTTTCCCTGCAGACTGATGGCCAGTCAGCTGCCCAGCTGGCCCGCACACAAAAGCTGGCATTGCTGAAACTCACAGCTCTAATGGACAGATATTCCCCGTCCAGTAAGCAGGGCTGGAACTG GACCATACCAAAGTTCATAAAAAAGCCCAAAGCCTCAGactacaaggacaaaaatgtgtTTGGGGTTCCTTTACTGCTGAACATGCAGCGGACAAGCCATCCCCTGCCCAATGGCATCCTGCAAGCCCTGGAGTACCTGAGAAGCCACTTTCTCGACCAG GTTGGCCTGTTCCGAAAATCGGGCGTTAAATCCAGGATCCTGTCCTTAAGAGAAATGAATGAAACCAGCCCAAACAATGTGTGCTACGAGGGGCAGTCAGCCTTTGACGTGGCAGACATGGTGAAGCAGTATTTCCGAGACCTCCCCGAGCCCATCTTCACCAGCAGGCTCTGTGAATCCTTCCTGCACATCTACCAGT ACGTGCCGAAGGACGAGCAGTTTCAGGCTGTCCAGGCTGCTATTCTCCTCCTCCCAAAGGAAAACAGAGAAGCTTTGAAAATCCTCCTGTTCTTCCTGCGAGACGTGGTGGCTTTTGTTGAGGAGAACCAGATGACCCCAACCAACATTGCTGTCTGTCTGGCTCCTTCTTTGTTTCACCTCAACACCCTGAGGCgggacagctcctcctcctctacCAG GTCCAGCCAGAGGAAGTGCAGCCTGGGGAAGCCAGACCAGAAGGAGCTGAACGAGAACCTGGCAGCAACGCAGGGCTTGGCCCACATGATCATGGAGTGCAACAGGCTCTTCCAG GTAAAGCTGCTGCCTGCCTCCCTGCACCATCACAGATGA
- the LOC134424662 gene encoding rho GTPase-activating protein 7-like isoform X8, translated as MEEIEAREACDWLRAAGFPQYAQLFEDMQFPIDVKTVRRDHEFLDGDAIESLFRRLNTLNKYASMKVEISRDRNRSDDSEDDEPCAISDRWAYERCSQRWSRVGSLAALPAEQGAGAPTPVLKITSNEDSVCLDRGDKHDVSSVHSTSSADSDIVNSQKPFEDVETSTSSSRCSSVKVPSLDSAFSCSPPPSEFLNITSEEKLLDKSPSKKRKSLLKKMEKLHLRSCNLRSGQSKAKPIISEPVLLEGLNEEKMKMLNCVNISDLSGIRTKNNSPFSPQSSNSSNQSVNSSTGSTARPLTKPGSPCEGRRMHAEHMDTSKLLLGNDLSQQNLKNDMTLPKSQMFQIPQGHKPGTFPTVLTDSSLSADSSSVNWRTGSFHGCRRSRSSSRGARSPVLGRDQRLSVYDNMPSPELQGLEQLGDDDVFSELNSVIADVNGLKKLVDQWTEKFSDDGDSDFASDLASLCPPSPKESSVEAEGSEDKAAGEAGGESSSGLGKEIGSAELAYITDSKNTNRHGKQHWCVEENLEGLSLQTDGQSAAQLARTQKLALLKLTALMDRYSPSSKQGWNWTIPKFIKKPKASDYKDKNVFGVPLLLNMQRTSHPLPNGILQALEYLRSHFLDQVGLFRKSGVKSRILSLREMNETSPNNVCYEGQSAFDVADMVKQYFRDLPEPIFTSRLCESFLHIYQYVPKDEQFQAVQAAILLLPKENREALKILLFFLRDVVAFVEENQMTPTNIAVCLAPSLFHLNTLRRDSSSSSTRSSQRKCSLGKPDQKELNENLAATQGLAHMIMECNRLFQVKLLPASLHHHR; from the exons AAATTGAAGCCAGAGAAGCCTGCGACTGGCTGAGAGCTGCTGGATTTCCCCAGTATGCTCAGCTGTTTGAAG ATATGCAGTTTCCCATTGATGTAAAAACTGTGAGGAGAGATCATGAGTTTTTAGATGGAGATGCAATTGAATCACTGTTCAG AAGGTTGAACACATTGAACAAGTATGCATCAATGAAAGTGGAAATAAGCCGTGACAGGAATCGG AGTGATGACTCTGAGGATGACGAGCCCTGTGCCATCAGTGACAGGTGGGCCTACGAGAGGTGCAGCCAGCGCTGGTCTCGCGTCGGGagcctggcagctctcccagcagagcagggggcTGGAGCTCCCACCCCAGTGCTGAAAATCACCAGCAATGAGGACAGTGTCTGTCTGGATCGTGGTGACAAGCACGATGTGTCCTCGGTTCACAGCACCAGCAGTGCTGACAGTGACATTGTTAACTCCCAGAAACCTTTTGAAGATGTGGAAACCAGCACGAGCTCCTCAAGGTGTTCCTCAGTTAAAGTACCTTCACTGGACTCTGCTTTTAGTTGTTCTCCTCCCCCCAGCGAATTTTTAAATATCACCAGTGAGGAGAAGCTTTTGGACAAGTCACCATCTAAAAAGAGGAAGAGCCTTCTAAAGAAAATGGAGAAGCTGCACTTAAGGAGCTGCAATTTAAGGAGTGGTCAGTCAAAGGCCAAACCCATAATAAGTGAACCTGTTCTTCTGGAAGGACTTAATGAAGAAAAGATGAAGATGCTGAACTGTGTAAATATTTCTGACCTCTCTGGCATCCGAACAAAGAACAATTCTCCCTTTTCTCCCCAGAGCAGCAATAGCAGCAATCAGTCTGtgaacagcagcacagggagcactgCAAGGCCTCTTACAAAACCAGGCAGCCCCTGTGAAGGAAGGAGGATGCATGCAGAACACATGGACACCAGCAAGCTGCTGCTGGGGAACGATCTATCCCAGCAAAACCTAAAAAATGACATGACATTACCAAAGAGCCAGATGTTTCAAATACCACAAGGCCACAAGCCTGGCACTTTCCCCACAGTGCTTACAGACAGCTCCCTGTCTGCAGACAGCTCCTCTGTCAACTGGAGGACTGGGAGCTTCCAcgggtgcaggaggagcaggagcagctccaggggcgcCAGGAGCCCCGTGCTGGGCAGGGATCAGAGGCTCAGTGTGTATGACAACATGCCCAGCCCCGAGctgcagggcctggagcagctcggCGACGACGACGTTTTCTCAGAGCTGAACAGTGTCATTGCGGATGTCAATGGCCTCAAAAAGCTGGTGGATCAGTGGACTGAGAAGTTCTCAGATGATGGGGATTCTGACTTTGCCAGTGACTTGGCCTCTTTGTGTCCACCCTCCCCTAAGGAAAGCTCTGTTGAAGCAGAGGGCTCAGAAGATAAGGCAGCAGGGGAGGCTGGGGGAGAGAGCAGCAGTGGCCTGGGCAAGGAGATTGGTTCTGCAGAGCTGGCATACATCACAGACTCTAAAAACACCAACAG GCACGGGAAGCAGCACTGGTGTGTGGAAGAGAACCTGGAAGGCCTTTCCCTGCAGACTGATGGCCAGTCAGCTGCCCAGCTGGCCCGCACACAAAAGCTGGCATTGCTGAAACTCACAGCTCTAATGGACAGATATTCCCCGTCCAGTAAGCAGGGCTGGAACTG GACCATACCAAAGTTCATAAAAAAGCCCAAAGCCTCAGactacaaggacaaaaatgtgtTTGGGGTTCCTTTACTGCTGAACATGCAGCGGACAAGCCATCCCCTGCCCAATGGCATCCTGCAAGCCCTGGAGTACCTGAGAAGCCACTTTCTCGACCAG GTTGGCCTGTTCCGAAAATCGGGCGTTAAATCCAGGATCCTGTCCTTAAGAGAAATGAATGAAACCAGCCCAAACAATGTGTGCTACGAGGGGCAGTCAGCCTTTGACGTGGCAGACATGGTGAAGCAGTATTTCCGAGACCTCCCCGAGCCCATCTTCACCAGCAGGCTCTGTGAATCCTTCCTGCACATCTACCAGT ACGTGCCGAAGGACGAGCAGTTTCAGGCTGTCCAGGCTGCTATTCTCCTCCTCCCAAAGGAAAACAGAGAAGCTTTGAAAATCCTCCTGTTCTTCCTGCGAGACGTGGTGGCTTTTGTTGAGGAGAACCAGATGACCCCAACCAACATTGCTGTCTGTCTGGCTCCTTCTTTGTTTCACCTCAACACCCTGAGGCgggacagctcctcctcctctacCAG GTCCAGCCAGAGGAAGTGCAGCCTGGGGAAGCCAGACCAGAAGGAGCTGAACGAGAACCTGGCAGCAACGCAGGGCTTGGCCCACATGATCATGGAGTGCAACAGGCTCTTCCAG GTAAAGCTGCTGCCTGCCTCCCTGCACCATCACAGATGA
- the LOC134424662 gene encoding rho GTPase-activating protein 7-like isoform X13: MLSCLKSDDSEDDEPCAISDRWAYERCSQRWSRVGSLAALPAEQGAGAPTPVLKITSNEDSVCLDRGDKHDVSSVHSTSSADSDIVNSQKPFEDVETSTSSSRCSSVKVPSLDSAFSCSPPPSEFLNITSEEKLLDKSPSKKRKSLLKKMEKLHLRSCNLRSGQSKAKPIISEPVLLEGLNEEKMKMLNCVNISDLSGIRTKNNSPFSPQSSNSSNQSVNSSTGSTARPLTKPGSPCEGRRMHAEHMDTSKLLLGNDLSQQNLKNDMTLPKSQMFQIPQGHKPGTFPTVLTDSSLSADSSSVNWRTGSFHGCRRSRSSSRGARSPVLGRDQRLSVYDNMPSPELQGLEQLGDDDVFSELNSVIADVNGLKKLVDQWTEKFSDDGDSDFASDLASLCPPSPKESSVEAEGSEDKAAGEAGGESSSGLGKEIGSAELAYITDSKNTNRHGKQHWCVEENLEGLSLQTDGQSAAQLARTQKLALLKLTALMDRYSPSSKQGWNWTIPKFIKKPKASDYKDKNVFGVPLLLNMQRTSHPLPNGILQALEYLRSHFLDQVGLFRKSGVKSRILSLREMNETSPNNVCYEGQSAFDVADMVKQYFRDLPEPIFTSRLCESFLHIYQYVPKDEQFQAVQAAILLLPKENREALKILLFFLRDVVAFVEENQMTPTNIAVCLAPSLFHLNTLRRDSSSSSTRSSQRKCSLGKPDQKELNENLAATQGLAHMIMECNRLFQVKLLPASLHHHR, encoded by the exons ATGCTCAGCTGTTTGAAG AGTGATGACTCTGAGGATGACGAGCCCTGTGCCATCAGTGACAGGTGGGCCTACGAGAGGTGCAGCCAGCGCTGGTCTCGCGTCGGGagcctggcagctctcccagcagagcagggggcTGGAGCTCCCACCCCAGTGCTGAAAATCACCAGCAATGAGGACAGTGTCTGTCTGGATCGTGGTGACAAGCACGATGTGTCCTCGGTTCACAGCACCAGCAGTGCTGACAGTGACATTGTTAACTCCCAGAAACCTTTTGAAGATGTGGAAACCAGCACGAGCTCCTCAAGGTGTTCCTCAGTTAAAGTACCTTCACTGGACTCTGCTTTTAGTTGTTCTCCTCCCCCCAGCGAATTTTTAAATATCACCAGTGAGGAGAAGCTTTTGGACAAGTCACCATCTAAAAAGAGGAAGAGCCTTCTAAAGAAAATGGAGAAGCTGCACTTAAGGAGCTGCAATTTAAGGAGTGGTCAGTCAAAGGCCAAACCCATAATAAGTGAACCTGTTCTTCTGGAAGGACTTAATGAAGAAAAGATGAAGATGCTGAACTGTGTAAATATTTCTGACCTCTCTGGCATCCGAACAAAGAACAATTCTCCCTTTTCTCCCCAGAGCAGCAATAGCAGCAATCAGTCTGtgaacagcagcacagggagcactgCAAGGCCTCTTACAAAACCAGGCAGCCCCTGTGAAGGAAGGAGGATGCATGCAGAACACATGGACACCAGCAAGCTGCTGCTGGGGAACGATCTATCCCAGCAAAACCTAAAAAATGACATGACATTACCAAAGAGCCAGATGTTTCAAATACCACAAGGCCACAAGCCTGGCACTTTCCCCACAGTGCTTACAGACAGCTCCCTGTCTGCAGACAGCTCCTCTGTCAACTGGAGGACTGGGAGCTTCCAcgggtgcaggaggagcaggagcagctccaggggcgcCAGGAGCCCCGTGCTGGGCAGGGATCAGAGGCTCAGTGTGTATGACAACATGCCCAGCCCCGAGctgcagggcctggagcagctcggCGACGACGACGTTTTCTCAGAGCTGAACAGTGTCATTGCGGATGTCAATGGCCTCAAAAAGCTGGTGGATCAGTGGACTGAGAAGTTCTCAGATGATGGGGATTCTGACTTTGCCAGTGACTTGGCCTCTTTGTGTCCACCCTCCCCTAAGGAAAGCTCTGTTGAAGCAGAGGGCTCAGAAGATAAGGCAGCAGGGGAGGCTGGGGGAGAGAGCAGCAGTGGCCTGGGCAAGGAGATTGGTTCTGCAGAGCTGGCATACATCACAGACTCTAAAAACACCAACAG GCACGGGAAGCAGCACTGGTGTGTGGAAGAGAACCTGGAAGGCCTTTCCCTGCAGACTGATGGCCAGTCAGCTGCCCAGCTGGCCCGCACACAAAAGCTGGCATTGCTGAAACTCACAGCTCTAATGGACAGATATTCCCCGTCCAGTAAGCAGGGCTGGAACTG GACCATACCAAAGTTCATAAAAAAGCCCAAAGCCTCAGactacaaggacaaaaatgtgtTTGGGGTTCCTTTACTGCTGAACATGCAGCGGACAAGCCATCCCCTGCCCAATGGCATCCTGCAAGCCCTGGAGTACCTGAGAAGCCACTTTCTCGACCAG GTTGGCCTGTTCCGAAAATCGGGCGTTAAATCCAGGATCCTGTCCTTAAGAGAAATGAATGAAACCAGCCCAAACAATGTGTGCTACGAGGGGCAGTCAGCCTTTGACGTGGCAGACATGGTGAAGCAGTATTTCCGAGACCTCCCCGAGCCCATCTTCACCAGCAGGCTCTGTGAATCCTTCCTGCACATCTACCAGT ACGTGCCGAAGGACGAGCAGTTTCAGGCTGTCCAGGCTGCTATTCTCCTCCTCCCAAAGGAAAACAGAGAAGCTTTGAAAATCCTCCTGTTCTTCCTGCGAGACGTGGTGGCTTTTGTTGAGGAGAACCAGATGACCCCAACCAACATTGCTGTCTGTCTGGCTCCTTCTTTGTTTCACCTCAACACCCTGAGGCgggacagctcctcctcctctacCAG GTCCAGCCAGAGGAAGTGCAGCCTGGGGAAGCCAGACCAGAAGGAGCTGAACGAGAACCTGGCAGCAACGCAGGGCTTGGCCCACATGATCATGGAGTGCAACAGGCTCTTCCAG GTAAAGCTGCTGCCTGCCTCCCTGCACCATCACAGATGA
- the LOC134424662 gene encoding rho GTPase-activating protein 7-like isoform X7: MTSPEIEAREACDWLRAAGFPQYAQLFEDMQFPIDVKTVRRDHEFLDGDAIESLFRRLNTLNKYASMKVEISRDRNRSDDSEDDEPCAISDRWAYERCSQRWSRVGSLAALPAEQGAGAPTPVLKITSNEDSVCLDRGDKHDVSSVHSTSSADSDIVNSQKPFEDVETSTSSSRCSSVKVPSLDSAFSCSPPPSEFLNITSEEKLLDKSPSKKRKSLLKKMEKLHLRSCNLRSGQSKAKPIISEPVLLEGLNEEKMKMLNCVNISDLSGIRTKNNSPFSPQSSNSSNQSVNSSTGSTARPLTKPGSPCEGRRMHAEHMDTSKLLLGNDLSQQNLKNDMTLPKSQMFQIPQGHKPGTFPTVLTDSSLSADSSSVNWRTGSFHGCRRSRSSSRGARSPVLGRDQRLSVYDNMPSPELQGLEQLGDDDVFSELNSVIADVNGLKKLVDQWTEKFSDDGDSDFASDLASLCPPSPKESSVEAEGSEDKAAGEAGGESSSGLGKEIGSAELAYITDSKNTNRHGKQHWCVEENLEGLSLQTDGQSAAQLARTQKLALLKLTALMDRYSPSSKQGWNWTIPKFIKKPKASDYKDKNVFGVPLLLNMQRTSHPLPNGILQALEYLRSHFLDQVGLFRKSGVKSRILSLREMNETSPNNVCYEGQSAFDVADMVKQYFRDLPEPIFTSRLCESFLHIYQYVPKDEQFQAVQAAILLLPKENREALKILLFFLRDVVAFVEENQMTPTNIAVCLAPSLFHLNTLRRDSSSSSTRSSQRKCSLGKPDQKELNENLAATQGLAHMIMECNRLFQVKLLPASLHHHR, translated from the exons AAATTGAAGCCAGAGAAGCCTGCGACTGGCTGAGAGCTGCTGGATTTCCCCAGTATGCTCAGCTGTTTGAAG ATATGCAGTTTCCCATTGATGTAAAAACTGTGAGGAGAGATCATGAGTTTTTAGATGGAGATGCAATTGAATCACTGTTCAG AAGGTTGAACACATTGAACAAGTATGCATCAATGAAAGTGGAAATAAGCCGTGACAGGAATCGG AGTGATGACTCTGAGGATGACGAGCCCTGTGCCATCAGTGACAGGTGGGCCTACGAGAGGTGCAGCCAGCGCTGGTCTCGCGTCGGGagcctggcagctctcccagcagagcagggggcTGGAGCTCCCACCCCAGTGCTGAAAATCACCAGCAATGAGGACAGTGTCTGTCTGGATCGTGGTGACAAGCACGATGTGTCCTCGGTTCACAGCACCAGCAGTGCTGACAGTGACATTGTTAACTCCCAGAAACCTTTTGAAGATGTGGAAACCAGCACGAGCTCCTCAAGGTGTTCCTCAGTTAAAGTACCTTCACTGGACTCTGCTTTTAGTTGTTCTCCTCCCCCCAGCGAATTTTTAAATATCACCAGTGAGGAGAAGCTTTTGGACAAGTCACCATCTAAAAAGAGGAAGAGCCTTCTAAAGAAAATGGAGAAGCTGCACTTAAGGAGCTGCAATTTAAGGAGTGGTCAGTCAAAGGCCAAACCCATAATAAGTGAACCTGTTCTTCTGGAAGGACTTAATGAAGAAAAGATGAAGATGCTGAACTGTGTAAATATTTCTGACCTCTCTGGCATCCGAACAAAGAACAATTCTCCCTTTTCTCCCCAGAGCAGCAATAGCAGCAATCAGTCTGtgaacagcagcacagggagcactgCAAGGCCTCTTACAAAACCAGGCAGCCCCTGTGAAGGAAGGAGGATGCATGCAGAACACATGGACACCAGCAAGCTGCTGCTGGGGAACGATCTATCCCAGCAAAACCTAAAAAATGACATGACATTACCAAAGAGCCAGATGTTTCAAATACCACAAGGCCACAAGCCTGGCACTTTCCCCACAGTGCTTACAGACAGCTCCCTGTCTGCAGACAGCTCCTCTGTCAACTGGAGGACTGGGAGCTTCCAcgggtgcaggaggagcaggagcagctccaggggcgcCAGGAGCCCCGTGCTGGGCAGGGATCAGAGGCTCAGTGTGTATGACAACATGCCCAGCCCCGAGctgcagggcctggagcagctcggCGACGACGACGTTTTCTCAGAGCTGAACAGTGTCATTGCGGATGTCAATGGCCTCAAAAAGCTGGTGGATCAGTGGACTGAGAAGTTCTCAGATGATGGGGATTCTGACTTTGCCAGTGACTTGGCCTCTTTGTGTCCACCCTCCCCTAAGGAAAGCTCTGTTGAAGCAGAGGGCTCAGAAGATAAGGCAGCAGGGGAGGCTGGGGGAGAGAGCAGCAGTGGCCTGGGCAAGGAGATTGGTTCTGCAGAGCTGGCATACATCACAGACTCTAAAAACACCAACAG GCACGGGAAGCAGCACTGGTGTGTGGAAGAGAACCTGGAAGGCCTTTCCCTGCAGACTGATGGCCAGTCAGCTGCCCAGCTGGCCCGCACACAAAAGCTGGCATTGCTGAAACTCACAGCTCTAATGGACAGATATTCCCCGTCCAGTAAGCAGGGCTGGAACTG GACCATACCAAAGTTCATAAAAAAGCCCAAAGCCTCAGactacaaggacaaaaatgtgtTTGGGGTTCCTTTACTGCTGAACATGCAGCGGACAAGCCATCCCCTGCCCAATGGCATCCTGCAAGCCCTGGAGTACCTGAGAAGCCACTTTCTCGACCAG GTTGGCCTGTTCCGAAAATCGGGCGTTAAATCCAGGATCCTGTCCTTAAGAGAAATGAATGAAACCAGCCCAAACAATGTGTGCTACGAGGGGCAGTCAGCCTTTGACGTGGCAGACATGGTGAAGCAGTATTTCCGAGACCTCCCCGAGCCCATCTTCACCAGCAGGCTCTGTGAATCCTTCCTGCACATCTACCAGT ACGTGCCGAAGGACGAGCAGTTTCAGGCTGTCCAGGCTGCTATTCTCCTCCTCCCAAAGGAAAACAGAGAAGCTTTGAAAATCCTCCTGTTCTTCCTGCGAGACGTGGTGGCTTTTGTTGAGGAGAACCAGATGACCCCAACCAACATTGCTGTCTGTCTGGCTCCTTCTTTGTTTCACCTCAACACCCTGAGGCgggacagctcctcctcctctacCAG GTCCAGCCAGAGGAAGTGCAGCCTGGGGAAGCCAGACCAGAAGGAGCTGAACGAGAACCTGGCAGCAACGCAGGGCTTGGCCCACATGATCATGGAGTGCAACAGGCTCTTCCAG GTAAAGCTGCTGCCTGCCTCCCTGCACCATCACAGATGA